A region from the Canis aureus isolate CA01 chromosome 10, VMU_Caureus_v.1.0, whole genome shotgun sequence genome encodes:
- the TRIM7 gene encoding E3 ubiquitin-protein ligase TRIM7 isoform X1 produces the protein MAAVGLRTDPGAGAEALALAAELQGETTCSICLELFREPVSVECGHSFCRSCIARCWERPGPGPGPGPGPGPGPGPGPTAAPRALPCPLPCPQCREPVRPSQLRPNRQLASVATLLRRFSLPGAAPGERALAEAAWAGCALHGEPLKLYCQDDGRAICVVCDRAREHRAHAVLPLDEAVQEAKELLESRLKVLKKDLEDYEAFRSTEEKESKELLKQMAAEREKAGAEFQALRAFLVEQEGRLLGRLEELSREVTQKRNENIAQLEGEITQLSKLSSQIQETSQKPDLEFLQEFKNTLSRCSNVPGPKPTTVSSEMKNKVWNVSLKTFVLKGLLKKFKEDLREELEKEEKVELTLDPDTANPRLILSLDLKSVRLGQRAQDLPCHPCRFDTNTRVLASCGFSSGRHHWEVEVGSKDGWAFGVARESVRRKGLTPFTPEEGVWALQLHSGKYWAVTSPERTPLSCGHLSRVRVALDLEVGAVSFYATEDMRHLYTFRVNFHERVFPLFSVCSTGTYLRIWP, from the exons ATGGCGGCGGTGGGGCTGCGGACGgaccccggggccggggccgaggCGCTGGCCCTGGCGGCAGAGCTGCAGGGCGAGACCACCTGCTCTATATGCCTGGAGCTCTTCCGCGAACCCGTGTCGGTCGAGTGCGGTCACAGCTTCTGCCGCTCCTGCATAGCGCGCTGCTGGgagcgccccggccccggccccggccccggccccggccccggccccggccccggccccggccctacCGCAGCGCCGCGCGCGCTGCCCTGCCCGCTGCCCTGCCCCCAGTGCCGGGAGCCAGTGCGGCCCAGCCAGCTGCGGCCCAACCGGCAGCTGGCCTCGGTGGCCACGCTGCTGCGGCGCTTCAGCCTACCCGGGGCCGCGCCCGGCGAGCGCGCACTCGCGGAGGCGGCCTGGGCGGGTTGCGCCCTGCATGGCGAACCACTCAAGCTCTACTGCCAGGACGACGGTCGCGCCATTTGCGTGGTGTGCGACCGCGCCCGCGAACACCGCGCGCACGCGGTGCTGCCCCTGGatgaggctgtgcaggaggctaAG GAACTCCTGGAGTCCAGGCTGAAGGTCTTGAAGAAGGATCTGGAGGACTATGAAGCATTTCGTTCCACTGAAGAGAAGGAGAGCAAGGAGCTTCTG AAGCAGATGGCAGCTGAGCGAGAGAAGGCGGGCGCGGAGTTCCAGGCACTGAGGGCCTTCCTGGTGGAGCAGGAAGGCCGGCTCTTGGGCCGCCTGGAGGAGCTGTCCCGGGAGGTGACACAGAAGCGGAATGAGAACATAGCTCAGCTTGAGGGTGAGATCACCCAGCTCTCCAAGCTCAGCAGCCAAATCCAGGAGACATCTCAAAAGCCTGACCTTGAATTTCTCCAG GAATTCAAAAACACCTTAAGCAG GTGCAGCAATGTGCCTGGCCCCAAGCCCACCACAGTCTCttctgagatgaaaaataaagtctGGAATGTTTCCCTCAAGACCTTTGTCTTAAAGGGGCTGCTCAAGAAGTTCAAAG AGGATCTTCGAGAAGAactggagaaagaggagaaag tGGAGCTGACCTTGGACCCAGACACCGCCAACCCCCGCCTCATCCTCTCCCTGGATCTTAAGAGCGTGCGCCTCGGGCAGCGGGCGCAGGACCTGCCCTGCCACCCATGCCGCTTCGACACCAACACGCGAGTGCTGGCGTCCTGCGGCTTCTCCTCCGGCAGGCACCactgggaggtggaggtgggctCCAAGGACGGCTGGGCCTTCGGTGTGGCGCGGGAGAGCGTGCGCCGCAAGGGCCTCACGCCCTTCACCCCGGAGGAGGGCGTGTGGGCGCTGCAGCTCCACAGCGGCAAGTACTGGGCGGTGACCAGCCCCGAACGGACACCCCTCAGCTGTGGCCACCTGTCCCGAGTGCGCGTGGCGCTGGATCTGGAAGTGGGGGCCGTGTCCTTCTACGCCACGGAGGACATGCGCCACCTCTACACCTTCCGCGTCAACTTCCACGAGCGCGTGtttccccttttctctgtctGCTCCACGGGCACCTACTTGCGAATTTGGCCTTGA
- the TRIM7 gene encoding E3 ubiquitin-protein ligase TRIM7 isoform X4 has protein sequence MAAEREKAGAEFQALRAFLVEQEGRLLGRLEELSREVTQKRNENIAQLEGEITQLSKLSSQIQETSQKPDLEFLQEFKNTLSRCSNVPGPKPTTVSSEMKNKVWNVSLKTFVLKGLLKKFKEDLREELEKEEKVELTLDPDTANPRLILSLDLKSVRLGQRAQDLPCHPCRFDTNTRVLASCGFSSGRHHWEVEVGSKDGWAFGVARESVRRKGLTPFTPEEGVWALQLHSGKYWAVTSPERTPLSCGHLSRVRVALDLEVGAVSFYATEDMRHLYTFRVNFHERVFPLFSVCSTGTYLRIWP, from the exons ATGGCAGCTGAGCGAGAGAAGGCGGGCGCGGAGTTCCAGGCACTGAGGGCCTTCCTGGTGGAGCAGGAAGGCCGGCTCTTGGGCCGCCTGGAGGAGCTGTCCCGGGAGGTGACACAGAAGCGGAATGAGAACATAGCTCAGCTTGAGGGTGAGATCACCCAGCTCTCCAAGCTCAGCAGCCAAATCCAGGAGACATCTCAAAAGCCTGACCTTGAATTTCTCCAG GAATTCAAAAACACCTTAAGCAG GTGCAGCAATGTGCCTGGCCCCAAGCCCACCACAGTCTCttctgagatgaaaaataaagtctGGAATGTTTCCCTCAAGACCTTTGTCTTAAAGGGGCTGCTCAAGAAGTTCAAAG AGGATCTTCGAGAAGAactggagaaagaggagaaag tGGAGCTGACCTTGGACCCAGACACCGCCAACCCCCGCCTCATCCTCTCCCTGGATCTTAAGAGCGTGCGCCTCGGGCAGCGGGCGCAGGACCTGCCCTGCCACCCATGCCGCTTCGACACCAACACGCGAGTGCTGGCGTCCTGCGGCTTCTCCTCCGGCAGGCACCactgggaggtggaggtgggctCCAAGGACGGCTGGGCCTTCGGTGTGGCGCGGGAGAGCGTGCGCCGCAAGGGCCTCACGCCCTTCACCCCGGAGGAGGGCGTGTGGGCGCTGCAGCTCCACAGCGGCAAGTACTGGGCGGTGACCAGCCCCGAACGGACACCCCTCAGCTGTGGCCACCTGTCCCGAGTGCGCGTGGCGCTGGATCTGGAAGTGGGGGCCGTGTCCTTCTACGCCACGGAGGACATGCGCCACCTCTACACCTTCCGCGTCAACTTCCACGAGCGCGTGtttccccttttctctgtctGCTCCACGGGCACCTACTTGCGAATTTGGCCTTGA
- the TRIM7 gene encoding E3 ubiquitin-protein ligase TRIM7 isoform X3, with the protein MAAVGLRTDPGAGAEALALAAELQGETTCSICLELFREPVSVECGHSFCRSCIARCWERPGPGPGPGPGPGPGPGPGPTAAPRALPCPLPCPQCREPVRPSQLRPNRQLASVATLLRRFSLPGAAPGERALAEAAWAGCALHGEPLKLYCQDDGRAICVVCDRAREHRAHAVLPLDEAVQEAKELLESRLKVLKKDLEDYEAFRSTEEKESKELLKQMAAEREKAGAEFQALRAFLVEQEGRLLGRLEELSREVTQKRNENIAQLEGEITQLSKLSSQIQETSQKPDLEFLQSQGRLSGSVVELLPFAHGVILGSGIESHIGLLAGACFSLCLCFCLSLVFLMNK; encoded by the exons ATGGCGGCGGTGGGGCTGCGGACGgaccccggggccggggccgaggCGCTGGCCCTGGCGGCAGAGCTGCAGGGCGAGACCACCTGCTCTATATGCCTGGAGCTCTTCCGCGAACCCGTGTCGGTCGAGTGCGGTCACAGCTTCTGCCGCTCCTGCATAGCGCGCTGCTGGgagcgccccggccccggccccggccccggccccggccccggccccggccccggccccggccctacCGCAGCGCCGCGCGCGCTGCCCTGCCCGCTGCCCTGCCCCCAGTGCCGGGAGCCAGTGCGGCCCAGCCAGCTGCGGCCCAACCGGCAGCTGGCCTCGGTGGCCACGCTGCTGCGGCGCTTCAGCCTACCCGGGGCCGCGCCCGGCGAGCGCGCACTCGCGGAGGCGGCCTGGGCGGGTTGCGCCCTGCATGGCGAACCACTCAAGCTCTACTGCCAGGACGACGGTCGCGCCATTTGCGTGGTGTGCGACCGCGCCCGCGAACACCGCGCGCACGCGGTGCTGCCCCTGGatgaggctgtgcaggaggctaAG GAACTCCTGGAGTCCAGGCTGAAGGTCTTGAAGAAGGATCTGGAGGACTATGAAGCATTTCGTTCCACTGAAGAGAAGGAGAGCAAGGAGCTTCTG AAGCAGATGGCAGCTGAGCGAGAGAAGGCGGGCGCGGAGTTCCAGGCACTGAGGGCCTTCCTGGTGGAGCAGGAAGGCCGGCTCTTGGGCCGCCTGGAGGAGCTGTCCCGGGAGGTGACACAGAAGCGGAATGAGAACATAGCTCAGCTTGAGGGTGAGATCACCCAGCTCTCCAAGCTCAGCAGCCAAATCCAGGAGACATCTCAAAAGCCTGACCTTGAATTTCTCCAG tcacagggacgcctgagtggctcagtggttgagcttctgcctttcgCTCATGGcgtgattctgggatctgggattgagtcccacatcgggctccttgcaggagcctgcttctccctctgcctgtgcttctgcctctccctcgtgtttctcatgaataaataa
- the TRIM7 gene encoding E3 ubiquitin-protein ligase TRIM7 isoform X2 codes for MAAVGLRTDPGAGAEALALAAELQGETTCSICLELFREPVSVECGHSFCRSCIARCWERPGPGPGPGPGPGPGPGPGPTAAPRALPCPLPCPQCREPVRPSQLRPNRQLASVATLLRRFSLPGAAPGERALAEAAWAGCALHGEPLKLYCQDDGRAICVVCDRAREHRAHAVLPLDEAVQEAKELLESRLKVLKKDLEDYEAFRSTEEKESKELLKQMAAEREKAGAEFQALRAFLVEQEGRLLGRLEELSREVTQKRNENIAQLEGEITQLSKLSSQIQETSQKPDLEFLQEFKNTLSRCSNVPGPKPTTVSSEMKNKVWNVSLKTFVLKGLLKKFKEDLREELEKEEKGRPGEALLRSVAAPQFLWACPPDTAPEALDRNIGVCRVGALRSTQQGKRCLGPWGPVLYLLSACVSGASCEAVEAGEDLSPAPDRGTSRHWGLLSGLSRSPLLWSNTKPSAVLRACRSVWPRQPSS; via the exons ATGGCGGCGGTGGGGCTGCGGACGgaccccggggccggggccgaggCGCTGGCCCTGGCGGCAGAGCTGCAGGGCGAGACCACCTGCTCTATATGCCTGGAGCTCTTCCGCGAACCCGTGTCGGTCGAGTGCGGTCACAGCTTCTGCCGCTCCTGCATAGCGCGCTGCTGGgagcgccccggccccggccccggccccggccccggccccggccccggccccggccccggccctacCGCAGCGCCGCGCGCGCTGCCCTGCCCGCTGCCCTGCCCCCAGTGCCGGGAGCCAGTGCGGCCCAGCCAGCTGCGGCCCAACCGGCAGCTGGCCTCGGTGGCCACGCTGCTGCGGCGCTTCAGCCTACCCGGGGCCGCGCCCGGCGAGCGCGCACTCGCGGAGGCGGCCTGGGCGGGTTGCGCCCTGCATGGCGAACCACTCAAGCTCTACTGCCAGGACGACGGTCGCGCCATTTGCGTGGTGTGCGACCGCGCCCGCGAACACCGCGCGCACGCGGTGCTGCCCCTGGatgaggctgtgcaggaggctaAG GAACTCCTGGAGTCCAGGCTGAAGGTCTTGAAGAAGGATCTGGAGGACTATGAAGCATTTCGTTCCACTGAAGAGAAGGAGAGCAAGGAGCTTCTG AAGCAGATGGCAGCTGAGCGAGAGAAGGCGGGCGCGGAGTTCCAGGCACTGAGGGCCTTCCTGGTGGAGCAGGAAGGCCGGCTCTTGGGCCGCCTGGAGGAGCTGTCCCGGGAGGTGACACAGAAGCGGAATGAGAACATAGCTCAGCTTGAGGGTGAGATCACCCAGCTCTCCAAGCTCAGCAGCCAAATCCAGGAGACATCTCAAAAGCCTGACCTTGAATTTCTCCAG GAATTCAAAAACACCTTAAGCAG GTGCAGCAATGTGCCTGGCCCCAAGCCCACCACAGTCTCttctgagatgaaaaataaagtctGGAATGTTTCCCTCAAGACCTTTGTCTTAAAGGGGCTGCTCAAGAAGTTCAAAG AGGATCTTCGAGAAGAactggagaaagaggagaaag GCCGCCCAGGGGAAGCACTGTTGCGCTCTGTCGCAGCCCCCCAGTTCCTTTGGGCCTGCCCTCCAGACACGGCCCCGGAGGCCCTAGACCGCAACATTGGAGTCTGCAGAGTGGGCGCTCTGCGGTCAACCCAGCAGGGGAAGAGGTGCCTTGGACCCTGGGGGCCTGTCCTCTACCTGTTGTCTGCATGTGTATCTGGCGCGAGCTGTGAGGCAGTGGAGGCTGGTGAGGACCTGAGCCCAGCTCCTGACAGAGGTACTTCCCGTCACTGGGGCTTACTGTCTGGTCTTAGCAGGTCTCCCCTTCTGTGGAGCAACACCAAGCCCAGTGCTGTCCTCAGGGCATGCAGGAGCGTGTGGCCCAGACAGCCAAGTTCATGA